The following proteins are encoded in a genomic region of Rubrobacter xylanophilus DSM 9941:
- a CDS encoding ACP S-malonyltransferase, with protein sequence MGGRVAVVFPGQGASGGQTAGEAWKLARRKAAGGEVPYQLRVFAGSVDLFARLREAGVNPGAVAGHSLGEYAAAVAAGSLALEDAVDLVAERDRLMTRASRRRPGIMVAVVGADPGEVARAAEGAAGVVVAANFNSPRQTVLSGEREAVEAAAERLGGRKIRLNVAGAFHSPLMQEAALEMETLLAGVAFRDPEVQMVSGIDGAVLRRGEDVRLALQRQMLSPVRWVAVVERLAELGITEVIEAGEDGTLARMLRDFRDRGVRGRRAGEVLAP encoded by the coding sequence TTGGGAGGCAGGGTTGCTGTGGTGTTCCCGGGGCAGGGCGCCTCGGGGGGCCAGACCGCGGGCGAGGCCTGGAAGCTGGCCCGGAGGAAGGCGGCCGGGGGGGAGGTACCCTACCAGCTGCGGGTGTTCGCCGGGTCGGTGGACCTCTTCGCCCGGCTCAGGGAGGCCGGGGTGAACCCCGGGGCGGTGGCCGGGCACTCCCTGGGCGAGTACGCCGCGGCGGTCGCCGCGGGGAGCCTCGCGCTCGAGGACGCGGTGGATCTCGTAGCCGAGAGGGACCGACTCATGACGCGGGCCTCCCGCAGGCGCCCCGGCATCATGGTGGCGGTGGTGGGCGCGGATCCCGGGGAGGTCGCCCGGGCCGCCGAGGGGGCCGCCGGGGTGGTCGTCGCCGCCAACTTCAACAGCCCCCGGCAGACCGTCCTCTCCGGGGAGAGGGAGGCCGTGGAGGCCGCGGCGGAGCGGCTCGGGGGGAGGAAGATCCGGCTGAACGTCGCCGGGGCCTTCCACTCCCCCCTCATGCAGGAGGCCGCGCTGGAGATGGAGACCCTCCTCGCCGGGGTGGCCTTCCGGGACCCGGAGGTGCAGATGGTCAGCGGGATCGACGGGGCGGTGCTGCGGCGGGGCGAGGACGTGCGGCTCGCGCTGCAGCGCCAGATGCTCTCCCCCGTGCGCTGGGTCGCGGTGGTGGAGCGGCTGGCGGAGCTCGGGATCACGGAGGTGATAGAGGCCGGGGAGGACGGCACGCTCGCCAGGATGCTTCGGGACTTCCGGGACAGGGGCGTCCGGGGGCGCCGGGCGGGGGAGGTGCTCGCCCCATGA
- the fabZ gene encoding 3-hydroxyacyl-ACP dehydratase FabZ — MRAPLGPAEIRRLLPHRYPFLLVDRIEELEPGVRAVGVKNVTQNEPFFQGHFPGYPVMPGVLIVEAMAQVGAVGVMAVEEYRGRLALFAGIDGVRFRRQVVPGDALRMEVEIDRLRGRVGRGRGLAFVGGERACEAELMFAFAERGEESR, encoded by the coding sequence ATGAGGGCGCCGCTCGGGCCGGCCGAGATCCGGCGTCTCCTCCCGCACCGCTACCCCTTTCTGCTGGTCGACAGGATCGAAGAGCTCGAGCCCGGCGTCAGGGCGGTGGGCGTAAAGAACGTCACCCAGAACGAGCCCTTCTTCCAGGGACACTTCCCGGGCTACCCGGTGATGCCGGGCGTACTCATCGTGGAGGCCATGGCCCAGGTGGGGGCCGTGGGGGTCATGGCCGTGGAGGAGTACCGCGGCAGGCTCGCGCTCTTCGCCGGCATAGACGGCGTCCGCTTCAGGAGGCAGGTCGTGCCCGGCGACGCGCTCCGGATGGAGGTCGAGATAGACCGGCTCAGGGGCCGCGTCGGGCGCGGCCGGGGGCTGGCCTTCGTGGGCGGGGAGCGGGCCTGCGAGGCGGAGCTCATGTTCGCGTTCGCCGAGAGGGGGGAGGAGAGCCGATGA
- the fabG gene encoding 3-oxoacyl-[acyl-carrier-protein] reductase, whose protein sequence is MIAEGRVAVVTGGGRGIGRAVAVRLAGEGAQVALSYRSNDAAAEETAELVRGAGVRCELFRGDVASSGDVKALFDGVAGAFGRVDILVNNAGITRDNIMLRMKEEEFDEVLRTNLKGTYLCTRAALRPMLRARWGRIVNISSVVGLVGNAGQANYAASKAGIIGFTKSVAREVAQRGITVNAVAPGYVETELTGGLPEDIKRGILAQTPAGRFGEPGEVAEVVAFLAGEGAGYVTGQTIAVDGGMTMH, encoded by the coding sequence ATGATAGCCGAAGGAAGGGTGGCGGTGGTCACCGGGGGAGGGAGGGGCATCGGGCGCGCGGTCGCCGTGCGGCTGGCCGGGGAGGGGGCGCAGGTGGCGCTCTCCTACCGCTCCAACGACGCCGCCGCGGAGGAGACCGCGGAGCTGGTGCGCGGGGCCGGGGTCCGCTGCGAGCTCTTCAGGGGGGACGTCGCCTCCTCCGGCGACGTCAAGGCCCTCTTCGACGGCGTCGCCGGGGCCTTCGGACGGGTCGACATCCTCGTCAACAACGCCGGCATCACCCGGGACAACATCATGCTCCGCATGAAAGAGGAGGAGTTCGACGAGGTGCTCAGGACCAACCTCAAGGGCACCTACCTCTGCACCCGGGCGGCGCTGCGGCCCATGCTGCGGGCGCGGTGGGGCAGGATCGTCAACATCAGCAGCGTGGTCGGTTTGGTGGGCAACGCCGGGCAGGCCAACTACGCCGCCTCCAAGGCCGGGATCATCGGCTTCACCAAGAGCGTGGCGCGGGAGGTCGCCCAGCGCGGCATCACCGTCAACGCCGTGGCGCCCGGGTACGTGGAGACCGAGCTCACCGGCGGCCTCCCGGAGGACATAAAGCGGGGCATCCTCGCCCAGACCCCGGCCGGGCGCTTCGGGGAGCCCGGGGAGGTCGCGGAGGTCGTCGCCTTTCTGGCCGGGGAGGGGGCCGGCTACGTAACCGGACAGACCATCGCCGTCGACGGCGGCATGACCATGCACTAG
- the acpP gene encoding acyl carrier protein, producing the protein MDREEILQKIQEITADRLGVDESEVTPEASFREDLEADSLDLVELIMELEEAFGMEIPDEEAEKITTVEEAVDYVVEHQTA; encoded by the coding sequence TTGGATCGCGAAGAGATACTGCAGAAGATCCAGGAGATAACCGCCGACCGGCTCGGCGTCGACGAGAGCGAGGTCACGCCCGAAGCCTCCTTCAGGGAGGATCTGGAGGCCGACTCGCTCGACCTCGTCGAGCTCATCATGGAGCTCGAGGAGGCCTTCGGCATGGAGATCCCCGACGAGGAGGCCGAGAAGATCACCACCGTCGAGGAGGCCGTCGACTACGTGGTGGAGCACCAGACCGCGTGA
- the fabF gene encoding beta-ketoacyl-ACP synthase II, producing the protein MSSTGNGHALITGLGAVTPLGSGVENFWDAALHGKSGIGEITLFDPSPYPSRIAGECRDFDPTDYMSRKEARRMDRYGQFGVAAGIEAAQHAGIVDIVRRRPERVAIVIGSGIGGISTWEREYRVLHERGPGRVSPFLITMMVPNMAAGQLAIMLGATGPTQCPVLACATGGEAIAEGLELIRRGDADVVIAGSSEAPITPLSMAGFCAIRAVSRRNEEPHRASRPFDAGRDGFVMSEGAGAMVLESPEHAERRGAEPIAAVAGYGRTTDAYHVTAPDEQGRGVERAIRLALEDAGMSPEDVGHVNAHATATPTGDGPETRAIARVVPHAHVSGTKSMTGHSFGAVGTTEGIMCALALKHKVVPPTINLERVADDCERLNYVGPEARRVPDLKGAISNSMGFGGHNVVVAFRSVE; encoded by the coding sequence GTGAGCTCCACCGGCAACGGCCACGCGCTCATAACGGGCCTCGGGGCGGTGACCCCGCTGGGCAGCGGGGTGGAGAACTTCTGGGACGCCGCCCTGCACGGCAAGAGCGGGATAGGGGAGATAACCCTCTTCGACCCCTCGCCCTACCCCTCCCGGATCGCCGGTGAGTGCCGGGACTTCGACCCGACCGACTACATGAGCCGCAAGGAGGCCCGCCGGATGGACCGCTACGGTCAGTTCGGCGTGGCCGCCGGCATCGAGGCGGCGCAGCACGCCGGCATCGTGGACATCGTCCGCAGGAGGCCCGAGCGGGTGGCGATAGTCATCGGCAGCGGGATCGGCGGGATCTCCACCTGGGAGCGCGAGTACCGGGTGCTGCACGAGCGGGGGCCGGGGAGGGTGAGCCCCTTCCTGATCACCATGATGGTCCCGAACATGGCCGCCGGGCAGCTGGCGATCATGCTGGGGGCCACCGGCCCCACCCAGTGCCCGGTGCTGGCCTGCGCCACCGGCGGCGAGGCGATAGCCGAGGGGCTCGAGCTGATCCGGCGGGGCGACGCCGACGTGGTGATCGCCGGCTCCTCGGAGGCCCCGATCACGCCGCTCTCCATGGCGGGCTTCTGCGCGATCCGGGCGGTGAGCCGCCGGAACGAGGAGCCGCACCGGGCCAGCCGCCCCTTCGACGCCGGTCGCGACGGCTTCGTGATGAGCGAGGGGGCTGGGGCGATGGTGCTGGAGAGCCCGGAGCACGCCGAGCGCCGGGGCGCTGAGCCGATAGCCGCCGTGGCCGGCTACGGCCGGACCACCGACGCCTACCACGTGACCGCCCCCGACGAGCAGGGGCGCGGGGTGGAGCGGGCCATCCGGCTCGCCCTGGAGGACGCGGGGATGTCGCCCGAGGACGTCGGGCACGTCAACGCCCACGCCACCGCCACCCCCACGGGCGACGGCCCCGAGACCCGGGCCATAGCGCGGGTCGTGCCGCACGCCCACGTCTCCGGGACGAAGTCCATGACCGGCCACTCCTTCGGGGCCGTGGGCACGACGGAGGGGATAATGTGCGCCCTGGCGCTCAAGCACAAGGTCGTCCCCCCGACCATAAACCTGGAGAGGGTGGCCGACGACTGCGAGCGGCTGAACTACGTGGGGCCCGAGGCCCGGCGCGTCCCGGACCTGAAGGGCGCCATCTCCAACTCCATGGGGTTCGGCGGGCACAACGTGGTTGTGGCGTTCAGGAGCGTGGAATAG
- a CDS encoding ribonuclease III family protein, with protein sequence MSIKELIEILPDPLRKRALTHPSVADPYHSNGRLEFLGDSILNHRVAELVFHSYPELLEGDLTRIRAHLVRKSFLASVGRSEGLEEMIESSVINDSVIADTVEAIIGAAYLIDKNLVLRTIDEIFNPAEVDTDELRDWKTLLQETLQAEGLRPTYRVISKQGPPHRPVFISGVSVDGEEVATGRGSSIKQSEQAAARAALEILGVRPLPRSPVEVHVGA encoded by the coding sequence ATGTCTATAAAAGAGCTCATAGAGATACTGCCCGACCCGCTGCGCAAGCGCGCGCTGACGCACCCGAGCGTAGCCGACCCCTACCACTCCAACGGCAGGCTGGAGTTCCTCGGCGACTCCATCCTGAACCACAGGGTGGCGGAGCTCGTCTTCCACAGCTACCCGGAGCTTTTGGAGGGGGATCTCACCCGGATCCGGGCCCACCTGGTCAGGAAGTCCTTCCTGGCCTCCGTCGGCCGGAGCGAGGGGCTCGAGGAGATGATCGAGAGCTCCGTGATAAACGACTCGGTGATCGCCGACACGGTCGAGGCGATCATCGGGGCCGCCTACCTCATAGACAAGAATCTCGTCCTGCGGACGATAGACGAGATCTTCAACCCGGCCGAGGTGGATACCGACGAGCTGCGGGACTGGAAGACGCTCCTGCAGGAGACGCTGCAGGCCGAGGGGCTCCGGCCCACCTACCGGGTGATCTCCAAGCAGGGGCCGCCACACCGGCCCGTTTTTATCTCCGGCGTCTCGGTGGACGGCGAGGAGGTGGCCACCGGCCGGGGCAGCTCGATCAAGCAGAGCGAGCAGGCCGCCGCCCGGGCCGCGCTCGAGATCCTCGGCGTCAGGCCCCTGCCGCGCTCGCCGGTCGAGGTGCACGTCGGGGCCTGA
- a CDS encoding AAA family ATPase — MLSAIYIKGFKTFARPVRMPLEPGVTAIVGPNGSGKSNITDAVLFALGEQSPGVLRAGGMSDLIFAGSESLPAANAAEVTLVLDNSGGEISLPYGEVAISRRISRDGRTEYRVGGARARLADVRVVAGEAGLGRHSILRQGAVDAIVAGGAAACRQALEESAGLGVYRRRRLAAARRLEKAAGQLERTRQLEASLAEQLRRIEREAGAAREYRRLESRYRELSLARLHREASGGAQDRLRRRLEEAEARIRELAAGRERLRSEEERLGQDLGSLEKGLRETEAALDALEEASEALRTAAARLDRNLFRAEGALGRRAELGRAAGRLGAGLRRLDEELSRLEGELSAAEEERRRLHEAVDRRRTEAEAARRAAGELTAEHGRARAELEATRARLAGLRPAASPPLGGEELQRLRALLRSLEETALAEAPGPSGDLRRRAEELGLEASRREGALAAAVGRREALVRSLRRSVEGRGGPRPRLHQVIRARPGFELAVEAALGELAGGLLARDVGEGVELLSGGERVSVRLDAEGLAEHGAAPGIPLLRCVEVLDPAYADAVERLLGGVYVVEDPVSDRPANGHVAVTRGGLRLTRTSVSLAAGEGIFEREARLAGEEALLGELERGPGEMLRSAREEISAAAGRVEALEERLGRLASARARALSARNLLLREARRRLDRARRDLEEARRRERELAGLREALGRGERALRALEERLRASRAAHERAASQLEAARAEEEGCRLRLRRTRNALSEGLRRRERMRSALRRLEETPAGTPQRLLAAGRRASAAAARLSSAARGRRGDLRLRRASQSETHRRLSSEHGSLGRRIAGLQAELEAAREDAGRLREALRRARETAEAAVEEMREEWGATPEEARRCAEKNAGDVSGELRQLARRLKRFGDVNLLALSQEGELRERYAFVAGQRADAEEAAGNLNRIIREIDRKIEARFSETFERVRATFGEMVPRMLEGASGALELTEEGVEIGVRLGRKGRRPIRVLSGGERSLLALAFLFSILLSRGGSSRTFCILDEAEAALDDINLARFLSVVDSQRENGQFLLVTHQKRTMAAADVLYGTAQDASGATVVVSKRLQGD; from the coding sequence ATGCTCTCGGCGATCTACATCAAGGGCTTCAAGACCTTTGCGCGGCCGGTGCGGATGCCCCTCGAGCCTGGGGTCACGGCGATCGTGGGCCCCAACGGCTCGGGCAAGAGCAACATAACCGACGCTGTTCTCTTCGCGCTCGGGGAGCAGAGCCCGGGGGTGCTGCGGGCCGGGGGGATGTCCGACCTGATCTTTGCGGGCTCGGAGTCGCTCCCGGCGGCGAACGCGGCGGAGGTGACGCTCGTCCTGGACAACTCGGGCGGCGAGATCTCGCTCCCCTACGGGGAGGTGGCTATCTCGCGCCGGATCTCGCGCGACGGCAGGACGGAGTACCGGGTGGGCGGTGCGCGGGCGCGGCTGGCCGACGTGCGGGTGGTGGCGGGCGAGGCCGGGCTCGGCAGGCACAGCATCCTGCGGCAGGGCGCGGTGGACGCGATCGTGGCGGGCGGGGCGGCGGCCTGCCGCCAGGCCCTGGAGGAGTCGGCCGGCCTGGGCGTCTACCGGCGCCGGAGGCTCGCCGCGGCCCGCCGGCTGGAGAAGGCCGCCGGCCAGCTGGAGCGGACGCGGCAGCTGGAGGCCAGCCTCGCCGAGCAGCTGCGCCGGATAGAGCGCGAGGCCGGGGCGGCGCGGGAGTACCGGCGGCTGGAGTCCCGCTACAGGGAGCTCTCGCTCGCCAGGCTGCACAGGGAGGCGTCCGGGGGGGCGCAGGACCGGCTGCGGCGCCGGCTCGAGGAGGCGGAGGCCCGCATCCGGGAGCTCGCCGCCGGGAGGGAGCGGCTGCGTTCCGAAGAAGAGCGCCTCGGGCAGGATCTGGGCTCGCTGGAGAAGGGCCTGCGCGAAACGGAGGCCGCGCTCGACGCTCTGGAGGAGGCCTCCGAGGCGCTCCGGACGGCGGCGGCGCGCCTGGACCGCAACCTGTTCAGGGCCGAGGGGGCCCTCGGGCGGCGGGCGGAACTTGGCCGGGCCGCCGGGCGCCTCGGGGCGGGCCTGCGGCGTCTGGACGAAGAGCTCTCGCGCCTGGAAGGGGAGCTCTCCGCCGCAGAGGAGGAGCGGCGCCGGCTCCATGAGGCCGTGGACCGGCGCCGCACGGAGGCCGAGGCGGCCCGGCGCGCGGCCGGGGAGCTCACCGCGGAGCACGGCCGGGCCCGGGCGGAGCTGGAGGCCACCCGCGCCCGTCTGGCGGGGCTCCGCCCGGCGGCTTCTCCGCCGCTCGGCGGGGAGGAGCTGCAACGTCTCCGCGCGCTGCTGCGCTCCCTCGAAGAGACGGCGCTTGCGGAGGCGCCGGGGCCCTCCGGGGACCTGCGCCGCAGGGCGGAGGAGCTGGGCCTCGAGGCCAGCCGCCGGGAGGGGGCCCTCGCCGCCGCCGTGGGGAGGCGGGAGGCGCTGGTGCGGTCTCTCAGGCGCTCCGTGGAGGGGCGCGGCGGCCCCCGCCCCCGGCTGCACCAGGTGATCCGGGCGCGCCCCGGCTTCGAGCTGGCCGTGGAGGCCGCGCTGGGGGAGCTCGCCGGCGGCCTTCTGGCCCGGGACGTCGGGGAGGGGGTGGAGCTCCTCTCCGGCGGCGAGCGGGTGAGCGTGCGGCTCGACGCCGAGGGGCTGGCCGAGCACGGCGCGGCCCCCGGCATCCCGCTGCTCCGCTGCGTGGAGGTGCTGGACCCCGCCTACGCCGACGCCGTGGAGCGCCTGCTCGGCGGGGTGTACGTGGTGGAGGACCCGGTCTCGGACCGCCCCGCGAACGGGCACGTCGCCGTGACCCGGGGCGGCCTCCGCCTCACCCGCACCAGCGTGAGCCTCGCCGCAGGGGAGGGCATCTTCGAGCGCGAGGCGCGCCTGGCCGGGGAGGAGGCGCTCCTGGGGGAGCTGGAGCGGGGGCCCGGGGAGATGCTGCGCTCGGCGCGCGAGGAGATCTCGGCGGCCGCCGGGAGGGTCGAAGCCCTCGAGGAGCGCCTCGGGAGGCTCGCTTCGGCCCGCGCCAGGGCTCTCTCGGCCCGCAACCTCCTGCTCCGGGAGGCCCGCCGGCGCCTCGATCGGGCCCGGCGAGATCTGGAGGAGGCGCGCCGGCGCGAGCGCGAGCTCGCCGGCCTGCGGGAGGCCCTCGGCCGCGGGGAGAGGGCCCTCCGCGCGCTGGAGGAGCGGCTGCGCGCCTCCCGGGCGGCGCACGAGCGGGCCGCCTCCCAACTCGAGGCCGCGCGCGCCGAAGAGGAGGGGTGCCGGCTGCGCCTGCGCCGGACGAGGAACGCCCTCTCCGAGGGCCTGCGCCGGAGGGAGAGGATGCGCTCCGCCCTGCGGCGTCTGGAGGAGACCCCGGCCGGAACCCCGCAGCGGCTGCTGGCCGCCGGTCGCCGCGCGTCCGCCGCCGCCGCGCGCCTCTCCTCCGCGGCTCGGGGGCGGCGGGGCGACCTGCGGCTGCGGCGGGCCTCGCAGTCCGAGACCCACCGGCGCCTCTCCTCCGAGCACGGCTCCCTCGGGCGCCGGATCGCCGGGCTGCAGGCCGAGCTCGAGGCCGCCCGGGAGGACGCTGGACGGCTCCGGGAGGCGCTGCGGCGCGCCCGGGAGACCGCCGAGGCAGCGGTCGAGGAGATGCGCGAGGAGTGGGGGGCCACCCCCGAAGAGGCCCGCCGCTGCGCCGAAAAAAACGCGGGCGACGTCTCGGGCGAGCTGCGGCAGCTCGCCCGCCGGCTGAAGCGCTTCGGGGACGTCAACCTGCTCGCCCTCTCCCAGGAGGGGGAGCTGCGCGAGCGCTACGCCTTCGTGGCCGGGCAGCGCGCCGACGCCGAGGAGGCCGCCGGCAACCTCAACCGCATAATACGAGAGATAGACCGGAAGATCGAAGCCCGCTTCTCCGAGACCTTCGAGCGCGTGCGCGCCACCTTCGGGGAGATGGTGCCCCGGATGCTGGAGGGCGCCTCGGGGGCGCTGGAGCTCACGGAGGAGGGGGTCGAGATCGGGGTGCGGCTCGGACGCAAGGGGCGGCGGCCCATCCGGGTGCTCTCGGGGGGCGAGCGTTCGCTGCTGGCCCTGGCCTTTCTGTTCAGCATCCTGCTCAGCCGGGGCGGCTCCTCCCGCACCTTCTGCATCCTGGACGAGGCCGAGGCCGCGCTCGACGACATCAACCTGGCCCGCTTTCTTTCTGTGGTAGACTCTCAGCGGGAGAACGGCCAGTTTCTGCTGGTCACCCACCAGAAGCGCACGATGGCCGCGGCGGACGTCCTGTACGGAACGGCGCAGGACGCCTCCGGGGCCACCGTGGTCGTGTCCAAGCGGTTGCAGGGAGACTAG
- the ftsY gene encoding signal recognition particle-docking protein FtsY: MGRSWRNFFRRGKEERQEEEERRPAVATEEKEEAPPAGEAAPSEPSGGWFGRLRRGLRRSRESVVGQLNAAVAEFRDAGDEEFWERVEEILIASDVGVPTTAKLVQRLEQEALEKNITGAGELRRLLVEHAARMLEGPVEIDLSHRPTVILMVGVNGTGKTTTIGKLARHLPARSVMFAAGDTFRAAAIEQLQKWGERVGAPVVARERGADAAAVAHDAVEAAKREGVEVLIVDTAGRLHTKVNLMAELEKVRRVIGRQLPGAPHEVLLTVDATTGQNGLRQARMFKEVAGVTGVVLTKLDGTAKGGIALAIADEVGLPIKLVSVGEGVEDLHPFDARQFAEALFGEL; this comes from the coding sequence ATGGGACGCTCTTGGCGGAACTTCTTCAGGCGAGGAAAAGAGGAGCGGCAGGAGGAGGAAGAGCGGCGCCCGGCCGTCGCCACCGAGGAGAAGGAGGAGGCCCCTCCGGCGGGTGAGGCCGCCCCCTCGGAGCCCTCCGGCGGGTGGTTCGGCCGGCTGCGGCGGGGGCTGCGGCGCAGCCGGGAGTCCGTGGTCGGGCAGCTCAACGCCGCGGTCGCCGAGTTCAGGGACGCGGGCGACGAGGAGTTCTGGGAGAGGGTCGAGGAGATCCTCATAGCCTCCGACGTCGGGGTGCCCACCACCGCCAAGCTCGTGCAGCGGCTCGAGCAGGAGGCGCTGGAGAAGAACATCACGGGCGCCGGGGAGCTGCGCCGGCTGCTCGTCGAGCACGCCGCGCGCATGCTCGAGGGGCCGGTGGAGATAGACCTCTCGCACCGGCCGACCGTGATCCTCATGGTGGGGGTCAACGGCACCGGCAAGACCACGACCATCGGCAAGCTCGCCCGCCACCTGCCCGCCCGAAGCGTCATGTTCGCCGCCGGGGACACCTTCCGGGCGGCGGCCATCGAGCAGCTCCAGAAGTGGGGCGAGCGGGTCGGGGCGCCCGTCGTGGCCCGCGAGCGGGGGGCCGATGCGGCGGCGGTCGCCCACGACGCGGTGGAGGCCGCCAAGCGGGAGGGCGTCGAGGTGCTCATCGTGGACACCGCGGGCCGGCTGCACACCAAGGTCAACCTCATGGCCGAGCTCGAGAAGGTGCGCCGGGTCATCGGGCGCCAGTTGCCCGGGGCGCCGCACGAGGTCCTGCTCACCGTGGACGCCACCACGGGGCAGAACGGGCTCAGGCAGGCCAGGATGTTCAAGGAGGTCGCCGGGGTGACCGGGGTGGTGCTCACCAAGCTCGACGGGACGGCCAAGGGCGGGATAGCGCTCGCCATCGCCGACGAGGTCGGTCTGCCCATCAAGCTCGTCTCCGTCGGGGAGGGGGTGGAGGATCTGCACCCCTTCGACGCCCGGCAGTTCGCGGAGGCCCTCTTCGGGGAGTTGTAG
- the ffh gene encoding signal recognition particle protein, producing the protein MFDTLSERLNTALEGVRGSGTLTEEQVKKVTREIRLALLEADVNYNVVKEFVGRVRERATGAEVSRALSPGQQVVKIVNEELANLMGGSAHKLSYASRPPTVVMLAGLNGHGKTTAAGKLALFVRKQGKNPFLVACDTYRPAAVDQLRQIGRELGVPVYDEGTEAPPEEIAERGVRAARDGGYDFVIVDTAGRQVVDTEMMEELGRVRRACRPHSVLLVLDVVTGQTAVEVAQAFQEYADFDGMILTKLDGDARGGAALSVVSVTGRPIKFASEGEKMSEFDYFYPDRMAGRILGMGDVLTLIEKAEAQMDRREAEAQSKKLMAGKLTFEDFLQQMQMIKRMGPLSGILGMLPGIGQQLKDVQIDDRMLNRVEAMITSMTPQERRNPKLLQNPSRVRRIARGSGTSPQDVQRLVKQFGEMQKMMRQMGKGGMPRMPKMPFGMR; encoded by the coding sequence ATGTTCGATACCTTAAGCGAGAGGCTCAACACGGCGCTGGAGGGGGTCCGCGGGAGCGGTACCCTCACCGAGGAGCAGGTCAAGAAGGTGACCCGGGAGATAAGGCTCGCCCTGCTCGAGGCCGACGTCAACTACAACGTGGTCAAGGAGTTCGTCGGCCGGGTGCGGGAGCGGGCCACCGGGGCGGAGGTCTCGAGGGCCCTCTCGCCGGGCCAGCAGGTGGTCAAGATCGTCAACGAGGAGCTGGCCAACCTCATGGGCGGGAGCGCCCACAAGCTCTCCTACGCCTCGCGGCCGCCGACCGTGGTGATGCTCGCCGGGCTCAACGGCCACGGCAAGACCACCGCGGCGGGCAAGCTCGCGCTCTTCGTGCGCAAGCAGGGCAAGAACCCCTTTCTGGTGGCCTGCGACACCTACCGGCCCGCGGCGGTGGACCAGCTCCGGCAGATCGGGCGCGAGCTCGGGGTGCCCGTCTACGACGAGGGGACCGAGGCGCCGCCGGAGGAGATCGCCGAGCGCGGCGTCAGGGCCGCCCGCGACGGCGGCTACGACTTCGTCATCGTGGACACCGCGGGGCGGCAGGTCGTCGACACCGAGATGATGGAGGAGCTGGGGCGCGTTCGCCGCGCCTGCCGGCCGCACTCCGTGCTCCTCGTGCTCGACGTGGTGACCGGCCAGACCGCCGTGGAGGTCGCGCAGGCCTTCCAGGAGTACGCCGACTTCGACGGCATGATCCTCACCAAGCTCGACGGCGACGCGCGCGGGGGGGCGGCGCTGTCGGTGGTCTCGGTCACCGGGCGGCCCATAAAGTTCGCCTCCGAGGGCGAGAAGATGAGCGAGTTCGACTACTTCTACCCCGACCGGATGGCGGGCCGCATCCTCGGGATGGGGGACGTGCTCACGCTCATCGAGAAGGCCGAGGCGCAGATGGACCGCCGGGAGGCCGAGGCGCAGAGCAAGAAGCTCATGGCGGGCAAGCTCACCTTCGAGGACTTTCTGCAGCAGATGCAGATGATCAAGCGCATGGGCCCGCTCTCCGGGATACTCGGCATGCTCCCGGGCATCGGCCAGCAACTCAAGGACGTCCAGATCGACGACCGGATGTTGAACCGGGTCGAGGCCATGATAACCTCCATGACGCCGCAGGAGCGGCGCAACCCCAAGCTGCTGCAGAACCCGAGCCGGGTGCGCAGGATCGCCCGCGGCAGCGGCACCTCGCCGCAGGACGTGCAGCGGCTGGTCAAGCAGTTCGGCGAGATGCAGAAGATGATGCGGCAGATGGGCAAGGGCGGGATGCCGAGGATGCCCAAGATGCCGTTCGGCATGCGGTAA
- the rpsP gene encoding 30S ribosomal protein S16, with amino-acid sequence MAVKIRLARHGAKGKPFYRIVVADARSPRDGKFIDRVGTYDPRKEPSEIKVDAEKAREWLRKGAQPTDQVRNLLRISGVLEEQKG; translated from the coding sequence ATGGCGGTAAAGATCAGGCTCGCAAGGCACGGGGCCAAGGGCAAGCCCTTCTACAGGATCGTGGTGGCCGACGCGCGCAGCCCGCGCGACGGCAAGTTCATAGACCGGGTCGGCACCTACGACCCGCGCAAGGAGCCCTCGGAGATAAAGGTGGACGCCGAGAAGGCGCGGGAGTGGCTCCGCAAGGGCGCCCAGCCCACCGACCAGGTGCGGAACCTGCTCAGGATCTCCGGGGTGCTGGAGGAGCAGAAGGGGTAG
- a CDS encoding KH domain-containing protein: protein MEQLENLLRVLVRPLVERPEEVEVSGREEGSRVRLTLRVAEEDMGRVIGRQGRTINAIRKVVKAASVRLGKRVNVEVPD, encoded by the coding sequence GTGGAGCAGCTCGAGAACTTGCTCCGGGTGCTGGTCCGGCCGCTCGTGGAGCGGCCGGAGGAGGTCGAGGTCTCCGGCCGGGAGGAGGGCTCGCGGGTGCGCCTGACCCTCCGGGTGGCCGAGGAGGACATGGGCAGGGTGATCGGCCGGCAGGGCCGGACGATCAACGCGATCCGCAAGGTGGTGAAGGCCGCCTCGGTCCGGCTGGGCAAGCGGGTGAACGTGGAGGTCCCGGACTAG